The following nucleotide sequence is from Nothobranchius furzeri strain GRZ-AD chromosome 11, NfurGRZ-RIMD1, whole genome shotgun sequence.
tggctgacccctttgtctggctaaagtgtgggtggcaacttgcactttaacttccaaagcacttagaatcagtagtaacttaaccttaaatcactcaaaacatttcaaaagatcatgaaacaacacaaaagattaatcacaaattaatatcttttagtttcagcctggccatgacagaaaccattttaagataccaaacaatgatcaataagcagtttattctttcaaaatgacccgacggacgtgtttgggacgaaagaggaaaacacgaagctactttttaagcaatagcgcggttttattgcttattctggactatagagttaacggaagaagaaggagagagagagaaagagatgagttgctgatcaccagaagagcgaggcgtccctccctctttgatttgacggttctccgtgtttctccgcagctttcggcgtcatccgtcggtttgatgctttctccgttgtttggcgttcacgagtgtttctccacgggctggacagagacagcaaagtttctttctgtgctgagttataacttacagcgtgcttgatggagttgttgctttcctccgcagttctgtgtcctcaaacatcagctggaggggagcagaaacgagcagatctgatgggcttgcagtttagtttccagcagttccgtgggctcaacttgggcacttaagagcttccgcgtgctcaatttgtcggagcgttgacaagcgtgtccttaccgccaggtatcctgggcaaaagaacgaggattctttgtctctgctgaagatttatggtcttagttcgcgggaaaagctccacggcttcccgcacatgcgcagaacgtgtttctggtactaggcggtgacgtcatcacaatgcttccgtgtgcaaagcatcatgggaaatgaagtttcttggcgctgatgtgattatttgcttttcagagcaatttaagcacagtcattttggagaaaatcactgcatagtaatttcctcatgaggtcagaccctcaacattcccccttttggtttcggggatcgcgcccaaagctcgatcgtcggaagcacagatgggtttgttcctcatgaacgtaggtcgacttgattgtcggaagcacagatgggtttgtcccttaggacgttggtctccttggacgcctttgtctttggtctttgtcttggatcctggcgcctatggtctttgatcctggtcaggcacaaagaggataggaaacgggatagtccccaacgcgcataacgagaagaagccactcacgcaggtggtacgcaatgatgatgtcgtccatgcgagaggtagtagtgtagaaggaggaaggtcggtgggcggttaactccacgagtggacacaaaggcatctcaccgccggccatacagttcagtttatggatcacgcggtgatgtacgaggtccatagttcgcaaacgcgcattgacctatgtggtcccaagattcccccctttttggtccaaagggcagatcaggacagtctttgggctaaaacaaggaccataaactaagaggtactacaatgtgctggtgcgtcagacagagtcattgacagactgagctgggccggcacataaccactagttaatatgtgaccaagtaagaaacaaaaatacagacaacccaaaaaaaaaaaaaacatataacatccaagaaaattcatagcaaccttgaggtctcataaaatacattcttaggtcatacagtcagtgtgtagcttataaagaatgtgacatactgcaacactcagataaatatgtgaggtagactaaaatgagaactactcttaggtttacagaataacaaagaaaatgttgctcaccccctttagacaggtgtggtacattcacgcttggagtctccccgaacgcggttacgaggcacaccgtaggtgagcaagtgcttcttatcttggagtttcttaacacgcctgtaggcggaataagcaatcacggccgtgatgagccatcccatccccagggcgaccaatgtgcagattaaggtggtataatctgtgtcaatgtagagtcttgggcgtcaaagtaagttcacgcgggttttgtgtgaacttaacaaatttggttccttcaatcagtaattgttggtcaatttctaaatcgatggtaaagttataaccctggaaagcgtccatgatctcaatctccgaatcatgctgttcgaggttgaggtgatggagtgccaggtttttagttcaaagtggaaatgcctaccgtcctttcaaataccaatgttcagcatcgacttaaacctatagatgtgagttgtcacaattatgggaacatgtaacaggaaaccgagttctaattttttccaacgtgaatgggcattgcactacttaggctgtacgctaggtggatttgtgaaaggtgcacagtagaggggtagcagctgtcaagctatctttgagcaggtccagtggtaccaagtacggggaaatacgactttcaaccaagctgtccagcgtggaacttacttccctgagcaggtcctgcatcaaatctctcaccactcatgtgtacacaatatcctgatgtatggtttcagacaaagtcttgattgcacgtagagattcattaatcagagcagaatgtaggttgacagttacaagagtaccctgtaaggttttagtaagtacttcctgttagcgttctaggaggagtttctcttggttagtgaaaatgacggcggggggcggcttggttctttgtcggttagtacatgttagtgggttaaacgtgcactttccccccttttccatttccatgcatagaactatgtagcgactacgtctacctcctgcggggagtctggtctctgtacccgcggggatggtttgacgtagggtttgatttggtttgcacgatagtctatggtgagacgccatttcccagtcggtttcagaaccggccagatgggagagttgtaagtggagttacactctctgatgatgtttttctccttcagctgatcgaggatctcctggatcgactcataagcagcgaggggaatcttgtactgacgtacaaaagtaggaggggcattcgggttcgtcggaatgcgaaccgtgtgcaggtttgtgagtccacagtccagggagtccctggataagatggactgaaactcatagaacaggcttctaagcgctgctctctgctcctctgactccagcgcatccgctttgtcaagctgctggctgacttcggcctcgaagccgtcataaggttcagaggaggagggtctctggtgttccgggctttcaaccggtgactcagagggttgagtatttattgcaaaaaccgttagacactgaccgctgtcagtatctaaggttgcactgcaaatgggttccttaggaagggcttcatgccgcttgatggtaatcatttgtgaagggaaagtactgaatgtgtctgcaccaacctgtctgtcgttcaagaacaacggaagttgtccgatcacggggactgaaagttcaaagtcatggaatgagctatctatcagcatgcccaagggctttcctgccggcatgtggataggactctgggtcggattttcgaccaacaagtacgcagaacgattgttcagctccaagagtggcgtgccacagacggctaagttgagctccaagaagtgtggtgatggctggaagaaggcctgggtgcctggcagcttctgatgcttcatcagggtcagacgaacaggcactcctttgacctgtgggggcagaaccgtgctggcctcaaccactgcacggcaggcctgtggaatggtctgaccggacagcaagtgttcagggccttctgagcgaggctcagaggaaggtgtggcccgggcccaaaggacttgattgcaagtgtccagctgggcacctagtcgaaccagcagatctgctccaatgagtgcaggtggatcaagctgtggtatgatgctgaatgtatgtgtgttctgtcttgctccaagttggatagtcagagagcagacctctggcgctttcaggagcctctgcggccaagtaggtgacaagagccgatggctacgtgtcacactgaccagaagggggtccttctgacgcaggtgttcaaacgtctgctggctgatggctgacttttcagaccaaagagcaaggcgagcatctgagatgtgggtgcagttgatggtaggaccaccaactatgtgtggtgcatatggctgcaggctgacgttcttcagcgagcagagaaaagatgaatgtgtgcggaacggagttccaggagcggtttcatgcctttgcaggcggtcatcgtctgtgggagccgtagggaggggcatgaccttggaacaagggttttgcggctcacttatgctgacttcaagaatggaggatggtcggctgctatctgggttccagggcttaggtgtgtccacctgggcccacagttgacccttctggcagtcgatgaggggagctagacgttcaagcaggtcctgaccaatgagaagtggttcagtgtctagctggcagacataaaacgggtgaaccagagtcatgtcttggaaggtgatgtccagccacgcccggtgagtgatacactcccgggtctgggtgtagctggtgattttcaggtcacaaggttcaacctggactggtttcccgagcgaccgcatggtgtcagacacgcgatggaacaatgtggagcacatcagggtgatttctgagccggtatccagcagagcatcaacctgtatgcacccacctacgttggtgctacagtacaaacggcgagcatgatcatggtttgttaagtcaccaaggaacttcagaaatttagcatcAGGTATCTCtcagggggtagatttcaggagactcctgtgatctaccagtagtgttcccccagctgatcaggtaggtcctggccacgctgggaggttgagccacgcctagtcatgcggacgttggctctgggtctggcttcttagaagcagactttggtgcaggggtctcatctgcagatctcagctgttccttctgtttagctaggaactgctgaaacatctcctggaggtcggctttggtcaagtactcacctgcggacttgtgttcgggacctacctgtgggcggcgctccttaaaccttccactgttccgacctgcctgccgttggttttggttgggccacttcctgtctgattgtccagacctaggcggccaatcagcaccccccttcccctgttgaggagattgggactgctttcgtggtttagcaggtctaggtttagcagattttggcttagtgggtggagcttctgtgccttcgagctccaaacgcggctcggtgtcgggagctaggtgcatgacgcggtgatgtgcgtcaggcttttggggctttccgccagcttcccaagcctgttgagcgtatctcctaatctcctgagttgtcagttttttcatccgacaatacattgagacttcggagcgaacacactcgtgcaggttgtgaatgaacagggatctgaaggcagggtcttcctcgagcccagggccgtttcgaccttggaaataagcacttttgagtcggcgataattctctctggggggttcgttcctcccgtgtttgatggagaaggcccccattgtagctgacgcagagtctgcatacgtggcgtattcatccctcaacgctcggcagagcgaggagtaccgatctcgaatgtcaggtggtagagtttccatgaaaccgtgcaccgttctagatgtggttttccaaattagcttgagcttttcccttgaagaaggtgctggaagatcaagcagacaacgttctatctccctgagataatcgtcaacgttggattaattggtgttaggatcaaagcgttctatgtctttagctagcgattcaatttgacgtacacggagccctgactcacggtacggcgcgtcatcctctgactctgacccacggtctgtctcagagagcgctggatatcgctggtgtgctctgggctcccaatgttgactcctggggcccaaatcggggtccggcatgctgtgacgggctgctggcacgtcacgggggtgtcctgggaggtcctcctcccggggcacgtcggcgtagtgcagcctgcgtctttcaactggggcttctgcgtaatacactttgtccggatacggactggcgtatgatgctttgtcctgcagctggttaccggcatgccgaataccggagtagctaggatgggtggatggttgaggtgcaggttggggtgcataaccccaatcggcaccttgcacccttcgtggactgggggagcggtctaaatagaggtgccgctcagctggtcgacttctcacagattgagaacaccgtgaagatgagggtggtggtccaacctggggttcgagggcgaattgccctcggcccctagatggtcctgaatgccctatagtgtgtgtagggaaaagggccgaaggttgggacagataagcttcgtctctcccctgcggcatgcgtccgtccagagagtcaaggtgtttccccccttcccactgtctgttgtcatcagcagaagggggcggggtcttctccccatcttccccagaatcggtgcgggtgtcgtcgtcctcctcatccttcagacttccatttcgctgtttttcagctagcatactctggaggttcaagatctctcgatcatgttggagtcctttctgatagaggatcagggctaacttagccaagtgaacctggattggtttagtaccatccgggttttctatttgatcaagtacagcgtcaagctgttcttcagtgacatccctagaagggtagtcgggttctcgagcaaccgcgaccagtttggacaaaaattgtccagaaagtaggccaggttcatagtcgtgggccgcagcgccacctggttgctgggagttggtcagttcactactctgtccctccattttaacaaccgaaccaaaatagcctagtagagcttctgcagatagctcaaactgcaccttttgggcagcaactgctagctttgtagcagaaaaacactaaattaacctttgtgcgcacaggttttagcgttttaagattgcacggaatgccgtgactgacgcttaaaatactattcctttcagtattttagcaaaagctggtgcgttgccatagcaacgtcttacaacacttgcagtgttaaatatgctagttattccttcagaatattagcaaacagggtgttatcagtctttgagtgaaggtttcagttagttataatagccactgtgagttaaagtcgctaaattagcagttaattttagcctaaaagggttagtcagaattacttacacgctgcacctttaatgaggaactgaattttaacctaaaaggttagccagaattaattacacgttgcacctttaaggaaaaactgaattttaacctaaaaggttagccagaattaattacacgttgcacctttaaggaaaagctgaattttaacctaaaaggttaaccagaattaatttacacgttgcacctttaaagaagcactgagttactggtgagagttcgatgcagcttcctgctcagcgaaatcagcaccactctgttgctggttcaaggctgaacaacggattatttttaattcaagctctttggatttatttgtttgtttgtgccggatagaaatctctgtgtatccaagcctcacacggggcaccaataaaatgttggggttattaggagcgaacaattcgtaagctttaacttacttttggattcttcaataaattctgtaaatatggaactatttactgatttattaattaattaagatattcttagatatctttggggcaccaccctttaattagaaagggaaatgaatccaaaactcttatcagtctttcttgaagttcgtagaatccttggagcagagacttctcttcgacacaacaaagctactggacacaaaaatctgaattttataacatttaattaacaatttgtcaaatgaataaacagtggaatagatgaataataaccgtgtgatatgattgaagatggatgtgtttgcatgtgatggaggatgtatgaatgaggtcctttgttctcacaaaggagtagtgtgtgtgtgtgtgtgtgtgtgtgtgtgtgtgtgtgtgtgtgtgtgtgtgtgtgtgtgtgtgtgtgtgtgtgtgtgtgtgcgtgtgtatggattcaaaatggagtcttgaatacaagatggctgacccctttgtctggctaaagtgtgggtggcaacttgcactttaacttccaaagcacttagaatcagtagtaacttaaccttaaatcactcaaaacatttcaaaagatcatgaaacaacacaaaagattaatcacaaattaatatcttttagtttcagcctggccatgacagaaaccattttaagataccaaacaatgatcaataagcagtttattctttcaaaatgacccgacggacgtgtttgggacgaaagaggaaaacacgaagctactttttaagcaatagcgcggttttattgcttattctggactatagagttaacggaagaagaaggagagagagaaagagatgagttgctgatcaccagaagagcgaggcgtccctccctctttgatttgacggttctccgtgtttctccgcagctttcggcgtcgtccgtcggtttgatgctttctccgttgtttggcgttcacgagtgtttctccacgggctggacagagacagcaaagtttctttctgtgctgagttataacttacagcgtgcttgatggagttgttgctttcctccgcagttctgtgtcctcaaacatcagctggaggggagcagaaacgagcagatctgatgggcttgcagtttagtttccagcagttccgtgggctcaacttgggcacttaagagcttccgcgtgctcaatttgtcggagcgttgacaagcgtgtccttaccgccaggtatcctgggcaaaagaacgaggattctttgtctctgctgaagatttatggtcttagttcgcgggaaaagctccacggcttcccgcacatgcgcagaacgtgtttctggtactaggcggtgacgtcatcacaatgcttccgtgtgcaaagcatcatgggaaatgaagtttcttggcgctgatgtgattatttgcttttcagagcaatttaagcacagtcattttggagaaaatcactgcatagtaatttcctcatgaggtcagaccctcaacataacgagcacagcacaacgcttgccgcacgcgaagacaacatgcaggagacaacgctaccacctgtcgtgagaacaacggattcgagtgacaacgatcgcgactatgacgagcacattacaacaccctctgtgcactaggacaaggtgcaggagacaacgctaccacctgtcgtgagaaacaagagtttggttaacaatgatcatcgtcgtgtcccattgtaaacgggcgcgccattgcacacatcgtacatgtttgttaacccacctgtatgcgacagactttgtgtgttgcatgacatcgagatgtattgacgtctgtgtcaatacaggactctctataagccgggagctggacgctaacggcccgtgcatgcgccacacaaaaggtatcgtacatgtgttaacccacctggttgcgacagactttgtgtgttgcatgacatcgagatgtattgacgtctgtgtcaatacaggactctctaagctgggagctggacgctaacgacccgtgcatgcgccacacaaaaggtaactcgactaactacaaaacgaatattgtgatgtagaaggttggttcgactgtttgaatcagctgcagctgcggtttactcacgaagtgaatcgcacgcttgttagaagtacattcggagcacttaaaaaatacatcgctctcatcgagttccgtctcagcgttcaccggctgatgggcaagagcgtgacatgggatcgccaggaacttacttaaggactatcatctcatttggcatttactcacggacccaagaaaccagttccgaaaaatggtcgagaattataacttgtctaatagcaactggaagatatgttgcgtcataagcctctgatggttcacaaggtgcacggtccactcgaaatcc
It contains:
- the LOC139073231 gene encoding uncharacterized protein, whose amino-acid sequence is METLPPDIRDRYSSLCRALRDEYATYADSASATMGAFSIKHGRNEPPRENYRRLKSAYFQGRNGPGLEEDPAFRSLFIHNLHECVRSEVSMYCRMKKLTTQEIRRYAQQAWEAGGKPQKPDAHHRVMHLAPDTEPRLELEGTEAPPTKPKSAKPRPAKPRKQSQSPQQGKGGADWPPRSGQSDRKWPNQNQRQAGRNSGRFKERRPQVGPEHKSAGEYLTKADLQEISQLFLLFS